One part of the Anaeromyxobacter sp. Fw109-5 genome encodes these proteins:
- a CDS encoding heavy metal translocating P-type ATPase, with product MQNSSGTNPVAAAPPPTRDPVCGMDVDRENPQGGIVQRGRYAYHFCSEDCRARFEAAPERYFALDPVCGMEVNPKAPKGGAHEHGGVRYYFCNPKCLAKFSADPAPYLAHGPGGMPKEAPPPPPGGEVVWVCPMCPEVREKEPVPCPSCGMALEPLVVGGMPSAEEPPNPELENMSRRFWWGLLPTLAVLALAMGDMLAGMAVRERLGFRAFALLQLAFSAPVVLWGGLPFFERAWLSLRTWKLNMFTLIGLGTAAAFLFSAAATLLPAGAFPPAFLEHGAPPVYYEAAAVIVELVLLGQILELRARSRVSGAIRALLKLAPRTARRVEADLTERDVDVDEVRVGDRLRVRPGEKVPVDGVVLSGSSSVDESMVTGEPVPAEKREGDPVTGATLNGNGSFVMRAERVGKDTLLSQIVRMVMDAQRSRAPIQRLADVVSGWFVPAVVAAAGIAFVAWATVGPEPRLAHALVAAVAVLIIACPCALGLATPMAIMVGTGRGAAAGVLVKSAEALERFEQVDVLLVDKTGTLTRGKPALGRVEAAGDLAGDELLRLAASLERGSEHPLASAIVAGALARGLRLVEAREFRALAGKGVVGTVEGRAVALGNAALLEELGVEAAPLIAPAEALRADGGTVMLVAVDGRAAGIVEAIDPVKPDAAGAIRALHAEGLEIVMVTGDSRTTAAAVARQLGIDAVEAEVLPAQKADAVARWRARGRAVAFAGDGINDAPALAAADVGIAMGTGTDVAIESAGLTLVRGDLGGIVRARRLSRATMRNIRQNLFWAFAYNAVGVPLAGGALYPLFGWLLSPMIASAAMSFSSVTVISNALRLRRARLD from the coding sequence ATGCAGAACAGCTCCGGCACGAACCCGGTCGCCGCCGCCCCGCCGCCCACGCGCGACCCCGTGTGCGGGATGGACGTCGACCGCGAGAACCCGCAGGGCGGGATCGTGCAGCGCGGCCGCTACGCCTACCACTTCTGCAGCGAGGACTGCCGCGCGCGCTTCGAGGCGGCGCCGGAGCGCTACTTCGCGCTCGATCCCGTCTGCGGGATGGAGGTGAACCCGAAGGCGCCGAAGGGCGGCGCGCACGAGCACGGCGGGGTGCGCTACTACTTCTGCAACCCGAAGTGCCTCGCCAAGTTCTCGGCCGACCCGGCGCCCTACCTCGCGCACGGGCCCGGCGGCATGCCGAAGGAGGCCCCTCCCCCGCCGCCCGGCGGGGAGGTGGTGTGGGTGTGCCCGATGTGCCCGGAGGTCCGGGAGAAGGAGCCGGTGCCGTGCCCGAGCTGCGGCATGGCGCTCGAGCCGCTCGTGGTGGGCGGCATGCCCTCCGCGGAGGAGCCGCCGAACCCCGAGCTCGAGAACATGAGCCGGCGCTTCTGGTGGGGCCTGCTCCCCACCCTCGCCGTCCTCGCGCTCGCCATGGGCGACATGCTCGCGGGGATGGCGGTGCGCGAGCGGCTGGGCTTCCGCGCCTTCGCGCTCCTCCAGCTCGCCTTCTCCGCGCCGGTGGTGCTCTGGGGCGGTCTCCCGTTCTTCGAGCGCGCGTGGCTGTCGCTCCGGACGTGGAAGCTCAACATGTTCACGCTCATCGGGCTCGGGACGGCCGCGGCCTTCCTCTTCAGCGCGGCCGCGACGCTGCTGCCCGCCGGAGCGTTCCCCCCCGCCTTCCTCGAGCACGGCGCGCCGCCCGTCTACTACGAGGCGGCCGCGGTGATCGTGGAGCTCGTGCTCCTCGGCCAGATCCTCGAGCTGCGGGCGCGCAGCCGGGTCTCGGGCGCGATCCGCGCGCTGCTCAAGCTCGCGCCTCGGACCGCCCGGCGCGTCGAGGCGGATCTGACGGAGCGCGACGTCGACGTCGACGAGGTCCGCGTGGGCGATCGCCTGCGGGTCCGCCCCGGCGAGAAGGTGCCGGTGGACGGCGTCGTGCTGTCGGGGAGCTCGTCCGTCGACGAGTCGATGGTCACCGGAGAGCCCGTCCCGGCGGAGAAGCGCGAGGGCGATCCGGTGACGGGCGCGACCCTGAACGGGAACGGCAGCTTCGTCATGCGGGCGGAGCGCGTGGGCAAGGACACGCTGCTCTCCCAGATCGTCCGGATGGTGATGGACGCGCAGCGCAGCCGCGCGCCCATCCAGCGCCTCGCCGACGTGGTGTCCGGGTGGTTCGTGCCGGCGGTCGTCGCCGCCGCCGGGATCGCCTTCGTGGCCTGGGCGACCGTCGGGCCGGAGCCGCGCCTCGCCCACGCGCTCGTGGCCGCCGTCGCCGTGCTCATCATCGCCTGCCCGTGCGCCCTCGGGCTCGCGACCCCCATGGCGATCATGGTCGGGACGGGGCGCGGCGCGGCGGCGGGCGTGCTCGTGAAGAGCGCGGAGGCGCTCGAGCGGTTCGAGCAGGTGGACGTGCTCCTCGTGGACAAGACCGGGACCCTCACCCGCGGCAAGCCGGCCCTCGGCCGCGTCGAGGCGGCGGGAGACCTCGCCGGCGACGAGCTGCTCCGCCTGGCGGCCAGCCTCGAGCGCGGCTCGGAGCACCCTCTCGCCTCCGCCATCGTCGCGGGGGCGCTCGCCCGCGGGCTCCGGCTCGTCGAGGCGCGGGAGTTCCGCGCGTTGGCCGGCAAGGGCGTCGTCGGCACGGTGGAGGGGCGAGCCGTCGCGCTCGGCAACGCGGCGCTGCTCGAGGAGCTGGGCGTCGAGGCGGCCCCGCTGATCGCGCCGGCGGAGGCCCTCCGCGCCGACGGCGGCACGGTCATGCTCGTCGCGGTCGACGGCCGCGCCGCCGGGATCGTGGAGGCGATCGATCCGGTGAAGCCCGACGCCGCCGGGGCGATCCGGGCGCTGCACGCCGAGGGGCTCGAGATCGTGATGGTCACCGGCGACAGCCGCACCACGGCCGCGGCCGTGGCGCGTCAGCTCGGGATCGACGCGGTGGAGGCGGAGGTGCTGCCCGCGCAGAAGGCCGACGCGGTCGCGCGCTGGCGCGCCCGCGGACGCGCCGTCGCCTTCGCCGGTGACGGCATCAACGACGCGCCCGCGCTCGCGGCGGCCGACGTGGGCATCGCCATGGGGACCGGCACCGACGTCGCGATCGAGTCCGCCGGGCTCACGCTCGTGAGGGGCGACCTCGGCGGCATCGTCCGAGCCCGCCGGCTCTCACGCGCCACCATGCGCAACATCCGGCAGAACCTGTTCTGGGCGTTCGCCTACAACGCCGTGGGCGTCCCGCTCGCCGGCGGCGCGCTCTACCCGCTCTTCGGCTGGCTGCTGTCCCCCATGATCGCCAGCGCGGCGATGAGCTTCAGCTCGGTGACGGTGATCTCGAACGCGCTCCGGCTCCGGCGCGCCCGCCTGGATTGA